From a region of the Mycobacteroides saopaulense genome:
- the secD gene encoding protein translocase subunit SecD, which produces MASPSAPVHPMRYLAAFLVLLIGAYLLVFLTGDKQPKPKLGIDLQGGTRVTLTARTPDGSKPTKEALTQAQQIINARVNGLGVSGSEVIIDGDNLVITVPGNDGSEARNLGQTAKLYIRPVVQAVPAQPKETPEPGAPQGGQPAGGQEVTPPEPGAGKPAPAAPSPKPQPRPYPAQTTTPVPPPPAPATKPATPNATTAPAPPTDLPPKPGSGEERKQLIDFEKQIRQSEDPRIQMLALQVQASRCYDSDDPLAGNDDPNLPLVTCGDDSQGGKAAYLLDKSIISGEEIKDASSGLDQQRGIYVVSMEFKPTGAKVWADYTSAHWQQGTQTAFTLDSKVISAPAIREPIPGGKTEISGQFTADSAKQLAAALKYGSLPLSFESSDAQTVSATLGLTSLRAGLIAGAIGLAIVLLYSLIYYRVLGVLTALSLVASGAMVFAILVLLGRYISYTLDLAGIAGLIIGIGTTADSFVVFFERIKDEIREGRSYRSAVPRGWARARKTILSGNAVTLLAAVVLYILAIGQVKGFAFTLGLTTILDVVVVFLVTWPLVYLSSKSATLSKPAYNGLGAVQQIARERKAAAHA; this is translated from the coding sequence GTGGCCTCGCCATCGGCCCCTGTGCACCCCATGCGCTACCTGGCTGCCTTCCTGGTGCTGCTCATCGGCGCCTACCTGCTGGTTTTTCTGACCGGCGACAAGCAGCCCAAACCCAAGCTCGGCATCGACCTGCAGGGCGGAACCCGCGTCACCCTGACGGCGCGCACCCCTGACGGTTCCAAGCCGACCAAGGAAGCGTTGACGCAGGCGCAGCAGATCATCAACGCGCGCGTCAACGGACTCGGTGTCTCCGGATCCGAGGTCATCATCGACGGCGACAACCTCGTCATCACGGTCCCCGGCAACGACGGCAGTGAGGCCCGCAACCTGGGCCAGACCGCCAAGCTCTACATTCGGCCCGTTGTGCAGGCCGTACCGGCGCAGCCCAAGGAAACACCGGAGCCCGGCGCGCCGCAGGGCGGTCAGCCCGCGGGCGGGCAAGAGGTGACACCGCCGGAGCCGGGTGCGGGCAAGCCTGCGCCCGCCGCGCCGTCCCCGAAGCCGCAGCCGCGGCCGTACCCCGCGCAAACCACCACACCTGTGCCGCCGCCACCTGCTCCGGCGACCAAGCCGGCGACGCCGAATGCCACGACGGCTCCGGCTCCTCCCACCGATCTGCCGCCCAAGCCGGGCAGCGGTGAGGAACGCAAGCAGCTGATCGACTTCGAGAAGCAGATCAGGCAGAGCGAGGACCCGCGGATTCAGATGCTGGCGCTGCAGGTTCAGGCCTCGCGCTGCTACGACTCCGACGATCCGCTCGCGGGCAATGACGACCCGAACCTGCCGCTGGTCACCTGCGGTGACGACAGCCAGGGCGGCAAGGCCGCCTATCTACTGGACAAGTCGATCATCAGCGGCGAGGAGATCAAGGACGCCAGCTCGGGACTGGACCAGCAGCGCGGTATCTACGTGGTGAGCATGGAATTCAAGCCCACCGGCGCCAAGGTCTGGGCCGATTACACCTCGGCGCACTGGCAGCAGGGCACCCAGACCGCGTTCACGCTGGACTCCAAGGTGATCAGCGCTCCGGCCATTCGCGAGCCCATCCCCGGCGGCAAGACCGAGATCAGCGGGCAGTTCACCGCCGATTCGGCCAAGCAGCTCGCGGCGGCCCTCAAGTACGGTTCGTTGCCGCTCTCGTTCGAGTCTTCCGATGCGCAAACCGTCTCGGCCACACTCGGATTGACCTCGCTGAGGGCCGGCCTGATCGCGGGCGCCATCGGCTTGGCGATCGTGCTGCTGTACTCGCTGATCTATTACCGGGTACTGGGCGTGCTGACCGCGCTGTCCCTGGTGGCCTCCGGCGCCATGGTCTTCGCGATCCTGGTGTTGTTGGGCAGATACATCTCCTACACCCTGGATCTTGCGGGTATCGCGGGTCTGATCATCGGTATCGGTACCACTGCGGACTCGTTCGTGGTGTTCTTCGAGCGCATCAAAGACGAGATACGCGAAGGCCGTTCGTATCGCTCGGCGGTACCGCGCGGTTGGGCACGCGCCCGCAAGACGATCCTGTCGGGTAACGCGGTGACCCTGCTGGCCGCCGTGGTCCTCTACATCCTGGCCATCGGGCAGGTGAAGGGCTTCGCCTTCACCCTCGGACTCACCACGATCCTCGACGTTGTGGTGGTCTTCCTGGTGACGTGGCCACTCGTCTACCTGTCCTCCAAGTCCGCGACCCTGTCCAAGCCCGCGTACAACGGGCTCGGCGCGGTCCAGCAGATTGCCCGTGAACGTAAGGCGGCAGCACACGCATGA
- the yajC gene encoding preprotein translocase subunit YajC: MESIIVFLPLILVMGAFLFFANRRQRKALDATIELHESLAIGDRVHTTSGLQGTITAVTDDTVDLEIAPGVVTRWMKLAVRDKIVDEVEDSAAADDGTVRDVESSGVELTKE; this comes from the coding sequence ATGGAATCGATCATCGTCTTCTTGCCGCTCATCCTCGTGATGGGCGCATTCCTCTTCTTCGCCAACCGGCGGCAGCGCAAGGCTCTCGACGCCACCATCGAGCTGCACGAGTCCCTGGCGATCGGCGACCGGGTACACACCACGTCCGGCCTGCAGGGCACCATCACCGCCGTCACCGACGACACCGTGGATCTGGAGATCGCACCCGGCGTCGTGACCCGCTGGATGAAGCTTGCCGTCCGCGACAAGATCGTCGACGAGGTTGAAGACAGCGCGGCCGCCGACGACGGCACGGTTCGCGATGTCGAGAGCAGCGGGGTCGAGCTGACCAAGGAGTAG
- the ruvB gene encoding Holliday junction branch migration DNA helicase RuvB encodes MSGALTVGENDIDAGLRPKSLREFIGQPRVREQLDLVLSGAKNRGGTPDHILLSGPPGLGKTSLAMIIAAELGSSLRVTSGPALERAGDLAAMLSNLVEHDVLFIDEIHRIARPAEEMLYLAMEDFRVDIVVGKGPGATSIPLEVAPFTLVGATTRSGSLTGPLRDRFGFTAHMDFYEPDELELVLARSAGILGIELGADAGTEIARRSRGTPRIANRLLRRVRDYAEVRADGVITVDVAKSALEVYDVDELGLDRLDRAVLSALTRSFGGGPVGLSTLAVAVGEESTTVEEVCEPFLVRAGMLARTPRGRVATPLAWTHLGLTPPPHVLGQVGLFD; translated from the coding sequence ATGTCCGGCGCGCTCACCGTGGGCGAGAACGACATCGACGCGGGGCTACGCCCCAAGTCGCTCCGGGAGTTCATCGGTCAGCCGAGGGTGCGCGAGCAGCTGGACCTGGTGCTGTCGGGTGCCAAGAATCGTGGCGGCACGCCCGACCACATCTTGCTGTCCGGACCGCCCGGGCTGGGAAAAACCTCGCTGGCCATGATCATCGCCGCCGAGCTCGGATCGTCGCTGCGGGTGACTTCCGGGCCGGCGCTGGAACGCGCGGGCGACCTGGCCGCCATGCTGAGCAACCTCGTCGAACACGATGTGCTCTTCATCGACGAGATCCATCGGATCGCCCGGCCAGCCGAGGAAATGCTGTACCTGGCCATGGAGGACTTCCGGGTCGACATCGTGGTGGGCAAGGGGCCCGGTGCGACGTCCATTCCACTGGAAGTGGCTCCGTTCACGCTGGTGGGTGCGACCACGCGCTCGGGCTCGCTGACCGGTCCGCTGCGCGACCGGTTCGGGTTCACGGCACATATGGACTTCTACGAACCCGACGAGCTGGAACTCGTGCTGGCCCGTTCGGCGGGGATCCTCGGCATCGAGTTGGGGGCCGACGCCGGCACGGAGATCGCTCGGCGGTCCCGGGGCACCCCGCGTATCGCCAACCGATTGCTACGGCGTGTCCGTGACTATGCCGAGGTGCGTGCGGACGGGGTGATCACCGTGGACGTCGCCAAATCGGCCTTGGAGGTGTACGACGTCGACGAGCTGGGCCTGGATCGTCTGGACCGGGCGGTGCTTTCGGCGTTGACGCGTAGTTTCGGCGGCGGTCCGGTGGGCCTGTCGACGCTGGCAGTGGCGGTCGGGGAGGAGTCGACCACCGTCGAAGAGGTGTGCGAGCCGTTTCTGGTGCGTGCCGGGATGCTGGCCCGTACTCCGCGCGGACGTGTGGCGACGCCGCTGGCGTGGACGCACCTGGGCTTGACCCCGCCGCCACACGTCCTGGGGCAAGTCGGGCTGTTCGACTGA
- the ruvA gene encoding Holliday junction branch migration protein RuvA: MIASVNGEVIDIALDHVVIEAAGVGYRVNATPATLSTLRRGTPVRLITAMIVREDSMTLYGFTDTDARDLFLTLLGVSGVGPKIAMATLAVYDASTLRQALADGDVAALTRVPGIGKRGAERMVLELREKVAAAPSGSTELGRGTASLVRTQVVEALIGLGFAAKQAEQATDTVLAQDNSDEDTSTVLRSALTLLGKTR, encoded by the coding sequence GTGATTGCTTCGGTAAATGGCGAGGTCATCGACATCGCGCTCGACCATGTGGTGATCGAGGCCGCCGGCGTCGGCTATCGCGTCAACGCCACCCCGGCGACGCTGTCGACGCTGCGTCGTGGCACCCCGGTGCGGCTGATCACGGCGATGATCGTCCGCGAGGACTCGATGACGTTGTACGGCTTCACCGACACCGATGCCCGTGACCTGTTCCTGACGCTGCTCGGGGTGTCCGGAGTGGGGCCGAAGATCGCGATGGCCACACTCGCGGTCTACGACGCGTCGACCCTGCGTCAGGCGCTGGCCGACGGCGACGTCGCCGCGCTGACTCGGGTGCCCGGCATCGGCAAGCGGGGTGCCGAGCGCATGGTGCTGGAGCTGCGGGAGAAGGTGGCAGCGGCCCCCAGCGGGTCCACCGAATTGGGGCGCGGCACCGCGTCGCTGGTGCGCACGCAGGTCGTCGAGGCACTCATCGGCCTCGGTTTTGCCGCCAAGCAAGCCGAGCAGGCCACCGATACCGTGCTGGCCCAAGACAACTCCGATGAAGACACTTCGACCGTGCTGCGATCGGCGCTGACTCTGCTGGGTAAGACGCGATGA
- the ruvC gene encoding crossover junction endodeoxyribonuclease RuvC produces MRVMGVDPGLTRCGLSMVEASSGRRVVALDVDVVRTPANQPLPQRLLAISEVVEHWMDTHRPDVIAIERVFAQQNVSTVMGTAQAGGVIALSAAKRGIEVYFHTPSEVKAAVTGNGRADKSQVTAMVTRILNLQTAPKPADAADALALAICHCWRAPMLARMAKAEAAAEKQRKAFAARMKAVAR; encoded by the coding sequence GTGCGGGTGATGGGAGTCGACCCGGGTCTTACCCGGTGTGGTCTGTCCATGGTCGAGGCGTCTTCGGGTCGTAGGGTTGTCGCCCTGGATGTCGACGTTGTGCGTACCCCCGCCAATCAGCCTCTGCCACAACGGCTTCTGGCGATCAGCGAGGTCGTCGAGCATTGGATGGACACGCACCGCCCGGATGTGATCGCCATCGAGCGCGTCTTCGCGCAGCAGAACGTCTCCACGGTGATGGGCACCGCCCAGGCCGGTGGCGTGATCGCGCTGTCCGCGGCCAAACGCGGGATCGAGGTCTATTTCCACACCCCCTCGGAGGTCAAGGCGGCCGTCACCGGGAACGGCCGGGCGGATAAATCCCAGGTCACCGCGATGGTCACCCGCATCCTGAACCTGCAGACGGCGCCGAAGCCCGCGGATGCCGCCGACGCGTTGGCCCTGGCAATCTGTCACTGCTGGCGCGCGCCCATGCTGGCCAGAATGGCCAAGGCGGAGGCCGCGGCGGAGAAACAACGGAAGGCCTTCGCGGCCCGGATGAAGGCGGTGGCCCGGTGA
- a CDS encoding TetR/AcrR family transcriptional regulator yields MSLEPRRSDATRAAILEAAQEHFAGVGYEKATIRAIAATAGIDPSLVMRYYGNKGKLFAAAANFDIQLPENLTEIPRSQLGAALVEHFLEKWEADDTMVALLRATVSQESARARMAEIFSSQMVPVIESLTADRALERATLISTQMIGLAMCRYVIQLGHVPDMTHEQIIELVAPTIQYYLDCSTDDCGAS; encoded by the coding sequence ATGTCTCTCGAACCTCGGCGATCGGACGCCACTCGCGCGGCCATCCTCGAGGCCGCCCAGGAGCACTTCGCGGGCGTCGGATACGAGAAGGCGACCATCCGGGCGATCGCGGCAACCGCGGGCATCGACCCGTCACTGGTGATGCGCTATTACGGCAACAAGGGCAAGCTGTTCGCGGCCGCCGCCAACTTCGACATCCAACTGCCCGAGAACCTCACCGAGATTCCGCGATCGCAGCTGGGGGCCGCTCTCGTCGAGCACTTCCTGGAGAAATGGGAGGCCGACGACACCATGGTCGCCCTGCTGCGGGCGACGGTGTCACAGGAGTCGGCACGCGCACGCATGGCCGAGATCTTCAGCAGCCAGATGGTGCCGGTTATCGAATCGTTGACGGCAGACCGCGCGCTCGAGCGGGCGACGCTGATTAGTACTCAGATGATCGGCCTGGCCATGTGCCGGTACGTCATCCAGCTCGGGCACGTGCCCGATATGACGCACGAACAGATCATCGAATTGGTCGCCCCGACGATCCAGTACTACCTGGATTGCTCGACGGATGACTGCGGCGCTTCCTAG